The following are from one region of the Silurus meridionalis isolate SWU-2019-XX chromosome 25, ASM1480568v1, whole genome shotgun sequence genome:
- the spra gene encoding sepiapterin reductase a, whose protein sequence is MEAGKTSNVAPCERKDFGKALCIITGASKGFGRCLAKEISALLQPGSVLLLVARSAEKLQELEGELSSQRNGLVIRCVVADLGQKDGVGSVIREAKKTPSSEINSLLLFNNAAALGDVSRFFRSFTDMDDVDEYLSMNVSSALCLTAGILQAFPARVGLQRSVVNVSSLCALQPIPSWVLYCTGKAARDMMFCVLAKEEPELRVLSYAPGPLDTEMQVHARTYTADDNARKSIMALHCEGRILTCEESVGKLMKVLLKDDYTSGAHLDFYDL, encoded by the exons ATGGAAGCCGGTAAAACTTCAAATGTCGCTCCGTGTGAGAGGAAAGATTTCGGCAAGGCTCTCTGCATCATAACAGGAGCTTCGAAAGGTTTTGGACGATGTCTTGCTAAAGAAATATCAGCTCTTTTACAACCGGGCTCGGTTCTGTTGCTGGTTGCCAGATCTGCAGAAAAGCTGCAGGAGCTGGAGGGGGAATTATCCTCGCAGAGAAACGGCCTGGTTATCCGCTGTGTGGTCGCAGATCTGGGCCAGAAAGACGGAGTGGGAAGCGTTATAAGAGAAGCCAAAAAGACACCAAGCTCTGAAATCAACAGCCTGTTGCTTTTTAATAACGCGG CTGCACTGGGCGATGTTTCACGCTTCTTCCGAAGTTTCACTGACATGGACGATGTAGACGAGTATCTGTCGATGAACGTGAGCTCAGCCCTGTGTTTGACAGCTGGGATCCTGCAGGCGTTTCCAGCTCGTGTGGGTCTGCAGCGCAGTGTGGTGAACGTGAGCTCTCTGTGTGCCCTGCAGCCTATTCCCTCCTGGGTTCTCTATTGTACAGGGAAAGCAGCACGGGACATGATGTTCTGCGTGCTGGCCAAGGAAGAACCTGAGCTCAGGGTTCTCAGCTATGCTCCTG gtcCTCTGGACACAGAAATGCAAGTCCATGCCCGAACCTACACAGCGGACGACAATGCCAGGAAGTCTATAATGGCACTGCACTGTGAAGGCCGCATCCTGACCTGTGAGGAGTCTGTGGGGAAGCTGATGAAGGTCCTGTTGAAAGATGACTATACCTCTGGAGCTCATCTAGACTTTTACGATTTGTAA
- the exosc2 gene encoding exosome complex component RRP4, which produces MAVDMRLPARKQTCFPISNSSSDHKHLVVPGDVITSDTGFMRGHGTYMDDEKLTASVAGEVERVNKLICVRPLKTRFNGEVGDVIVGRITEVCESKRWKVETNSRLDSVLLLSSVNLPGGELRRRSAEDELSMRDYLQEGDLISAEVQSVFSDGALSLHTRSLKYGKLGQGILVQVSPSLIKRQKTHFHNLTCGASVILGNNGYIWIYPTPGHHDEEAGGYYTSLEPVPLSDREVISRLRNCLLALAAHKVMLYDTSILYCYESSLTHQIKDILKPETMDEIVMETRQRLLDQEG; this is translated from the exons ATGGCGGTGGATATGAGATTACCTGCGAGAAAACAGACGTGTTTTCCAATTTCTAATTCCAGCTCAGACCACAAACATTTGGTAGTTCCAGGGGATGTGATCACATCAGACACAGGGTTCATGAG AGGCCATGGAACGTATATGGACGATGAGAAACTCACTGCTTCTGTGGCTGGTGAGGTAGAACGAGTCAACAAGCTCATCTGCGTGAGACCACTGAAGACAAG GTTCAATGGTGAAGTCGGTGATGTGATTGTTGGTCGGATCACTGAGGTTtgtgaat CAAAACGCTGGAAAGTGGAGACGAACTCTCGTCTGGACTCAGTATTACTTCTGTCTTCGGTCAATCTTCCTGGAGGAGAGTTG AGGAGGCGATCAGCAGAAGACGAACTTTCCATGAGAGACTACCTTCAAGAAGGGGACCTCATCAGT GCAGAGGTACAGTCTGTGTTTTCAGACGGCGccctctctctccacacacgcaGCTTAAAATACGGAAAG CTGGGTCAGGGTATTCTCGTGCAAGTCTCACCATCACTCATCAAGAGACAGAAAACCCATTTCCACAACCTGACATGCGGAGCGTCCGTAATATTAGGGAACAACGGCTATATCTGGATTTACCCCACCCCGGGGCACCATGATGAAGAGGCAGGAGGGTATTACACAAGCCTAGAG CCCGTTCCTCTCTCAGACCGGGAAGTCATTTCTAGACTGAGGAACTGTTTACTGGCTCTGGCAGCTCACAAAGTGATGCTGTATGACACCAGCATCCTCTACTGCTATGAATCATCTCTGACACACCAG ATCAAAGACATCCTGAAACCGGAGACCATGGACGAAATCGTGATGGAGACACGGCAACGGCTTCTCGACCAAGAGGGTTAG